One uncultured Desulfovibrio sp. genomic window, AAACAATTTGAAATTATTTACTATTTTAGCTCTGTGCTATTTTTTTAATAAAAATAGCACAAAAATTCATAAAAACTACCGTTTATTACAGAGGACTGAATGGCGATCAGGCTGTTGCCGCAGCAAAAAATGAACTCTGTTGAGCAGCGGCTTGCGCCTGCGGGCAACTGAGAGACCGAGGTTCCAGTGCAGATAAAAAATATCTCCAGCCCTCGTGAGGCTACATATAAAAAGGCGCATTGGGGTAACTCCAATGCGCCGCAGTCCGTTTATACGACAACTTCAAGATTGTGGTGGAAGCCAACTATATTGCCCTGTGGCTTGACCAGTCCAAGGATGTCTGGGGCGGGTACACCACCCCAAGCGGCGCACGCATGGGCGGCGTCACCACCCAGGACGCATGGAACGTCAACATGAGCTTTATCTACAAATTCTAGAGGCCACGCGCCAAGCATATTCCACTGAGTCCGGCAGGGAGGCTGATCCAGCAGCTTCCCTGCCGGACTTTTCCACTTATTCCGCCTTGATTCCACCAGTCATTATTTAGGTGCTGCGCCACGCCACTCTCCTCGCTGACGGTTTCCAGTTGCCGCTCAACGCCTGAGCGCTCAGAACGTGACCGCACCTAGGCAACGCATATTCAAAGGACAGTACAGGAGCCACCAGAACTCTACATGTCAGGAATATATGAAACCAGACTGCAATTCTGGCCCAATTTGTGAACACGAACTTTTAAATCATAACACGATGCGTGGTAGTACAAAAAAAATAAATATGCCACTACAACTCCGTGCGCTATACCCCCCAATCCAAACCAGTCCGGGCTATTCGAAACTTATAATTTTTTATACTTAAAAATAAGAGTGTTAAATGCATTAAAAACTAATTGCTAGCTATAAACACTATACCTTACTTATTATTGCACTGCTATCTATTGTCATTAACTGACTAAACAAATGCGAAATAAATAATCATAACTAACTAAAATATAATAATATATTCAATTTACATTAAAATATTTAATACAAACAGTAAGTTGATCAATATTCTCTCAATAACGTTATTGTCTTTTACCTTAATTATGCTACTTCAAACGTTAAATCCTTTGGAATAATCGCAACGCATTTATTACATGCAATTATTAGCTTACTACATAAATACATGAGAACGCAAACGCAACCCCAGCAAATGGAATAAGACAACCGTTTTTAAGGAGGAAGCCACCATGCTTGCCGACCTCAAGATTGCCCGCAAACTCAGTCTTCTGCTCGTACTGCCTATGGCGACTTTTCTCTTTGTTGTTTCGGCAGAAAATATTCAACGCTGGAAGGCCATAGACCGTCTCAAATCTGACGAACGTTCTCTGGTTGTCAGCTTGTCTGCGGGTGACTTGATCCATGAACTGCAAAAAGAACGCGGCTATACTGCTGGCTTTCTGGGCAGCAAGGGGAAAAGGTTTGCTTCCGAACTGACGGAACAGACAGATAAATCAAATTCTGCCTACAAGAACTTTACTGCCGTGCTTGCTGGTGCGGATGGCCTGGAAAATGGCTCTCTTGCCAGAATATTTGCTGCATCAACCCAAAATTTTACAGACCTTTCTACAACCAGAAACGCAGCCAAAGATGCCCGCATTGATGCCCTTCAGGCCATCGCGGCGTACAATACAAGCATCAATGAACTGATCACTGCGATTTCTGAACTGAACGCCCGCGCCGACCTTGCCTTTACATCAATCATTCAGCTTTTGCACGGCAAGGAGATTGCCGGGCAGGAGCGTGCCACGCTCAACGCCGCCTTTTCTGCCGGAACCTTCAGCAAGCAGCTTTACCGCGACTGGCTCTACAGGGTCAGCGCACAGAACACCTACCTGCGTTCGTTTGCGGAGCTGGGCGGCAAGGCGGCGCTGAACCTGCTGCAAGGCAAAATGCAATCTGTCGATGAAGAGGTGACGAAATTCCGCGATACTGCCTATGCCAACCTGGAAAAATCCAGCCTTGAGGCTGACCCGCAGCAGTGGTTTGCCGCGTCCACCCGCCGCATTGACAAGCTGATGGAAGTGGAAAAAGCCTGGGGCGAGCAACTGCTTGGAAATGCCCGCGATGAAGTGCGTTCAGCCCAAAAGGAACTCGCCATTGCTGTTTCAGGCGCGCTTCTGGTGGCTTTTTTCACTGTTCTGCTGGGCTGGAGAATCTGCATCACCATCGGCAGGCCTGTACGCAGCACCTTGCGTTACGCCCAAGGCATAACGCAGGGGGATTTTGATTCGGTTCTTACAGTCAAACAAAATGACGAAATTGGCGGCCTTGCCGATGTACTGCGCGAAATGGTCGCCCGCCTGAAAGAACAGATCCAGGCGGCCCAAAAGCAGCATGCCCTTGCTGATGAATGCGGCAAATTGGCAGAACAATGCAGAATAACAGCCGAGCAGTCTGAGAAGGAAGCAAATACAAGAGCCAGCACCCTTGCAACGGCTGTAGACAAAATTCACGGCGTTGTGGAATCGCTCAATCTCGCCCTCAATAACCTTGAGGATCAGGTGAGTATTTCTACACAAGGCGCAACAAGCCAGTCCAACAGGCTTGATACTACAACCAGCGCCATGCAGGAAATGAGTACTACAGTCATTGAAGTTGCCAAAAATGCTGCGGATGCCGCCCAAACGGCAGAAAATTCGCATACCAAGGCAAGCGAAGGCTCCACAGTTGTTGAAAATGTCATTTCTGCAATCGCTCAGGTGCAAGAGCAGTCCAATAAAATGAAGGTCGATATGGGCCTGCTCGGTCAACAGGCTGAAGGCATTGGACAAGTTCTGGATGTCATCAGCGATATTGCCGACCAGACCAACCTTTTGGCTCTCAACGCGGCCATTGAAGCTGCGCGCGCTGGCGATGCAGGCCGGGGGTTTGCCGTGGTTGCCGATGAAGTGCGCAAACTTGCCGAAAAAACCATGACAGCGACCAAGGAGGTGGGAGAAGCCATCCATGCGGTTCAGGGTGGAACACGCAAACATATCTCGCATGTGGAGCAGTCCGCTGCAACCATTGAGCAGGTCACGGTTCTGGCCCGGCAGTCTGGCGAAACATTGCAGGCGCTTGTGCAGCTGGCAAACGCTTCCACCATCCAGGCCCAGTCCATTGCCACAGCTTCCGAAGAGCAGTCAGCCGCCAGCGAAACCATCCACAGCAGCCTTGAAGATATCAATCAGCTTGCCCTTAATACCGCAAACGCCATGGACCAGGCGACCTCAGTTCTCAACGAGTTGCGCACACAGACTGACATTCTGGTCGGTGTTATGGCGGATTTAAACAATACCGGCATCAAGAAATCTGTTTTGAGGTAAGGAGGTCAGACAGCGTACATCTAAAATCTTGTACTTACAACAGTATACAAGCGCAAGGAGTACTGATATTTATTAATTGCGTCGGTTATCTATCAATCAACCTGCAACCATGTTCTTCTCGAGGTACTTATGGCTCATCTCGAAACTACTGAACAAGCCTTGCGTAATCGTGGTGTCAGCCGTCGAGATTTCATGAAGTTCTGTGCGCTCACAGCCGTTGCCATGGGCCTTGGCCCCGGGGCGGATCTAGCAATCGCGCAGGCTCTCTCTACCAAACCGCGCGTCCCGGTGCTCTGGATTAACGGTCTTTCCTGTTCCTGTTGCACCGAATCATTTTTGCGCACAGCCCACCCGCTGGCGACCGACATTGTGCTCTCGATGATCACAATGGACTATCAGGACACCATCATGGCCGCCGCTGGAGATCAGGCCAATGAGGCGTATGAAGAGGCCATCAAGAAGTACAAGGGCCAGTATATTCTCGCTGTTGAAGGCAACGTGCCGCTCAACGGTCAGGGCATGTACTGCATTGATGCTGGCAAACCCTTCTATGAAAAACTCAAGGAAGGCGTGGAGCATGCCAAGGCCCTTGTGGCCTGGGGAACCTGCGCCTCGTGGGGCTGCGTGCAGGCGGCTCACCCCAATCCAACGGGCGCTACCCCGCTGCACAAGCTCTTTCCCAACAAGCCGCAGCTAAAGGTTCCCGGCTGCCCGGCCATCCCTGAGGTCATGAGTTCAATCCTGACCTACATTATCACATACGACCGCCTTCCCACCCTTGACTCGCAGGGCAGGCCGGAAATGT contains:
- a CDS encoding methyl-accepting chemotaxis protein, with protein sequence MLADLKIARKLSLLLVLPMATFLFVVSAENIQRWKAIDRLKSDERSLVVSLSAGDLIHELQKERGYTAGFLGSKGKRFASELTEQTDKSNSAYKNFTAVLAGADGLENGSLARIFAASTQNFTDLSTTRNAAKDARIDALQAIAAYNTSINELITAISELNARADLAFTSIIQLLHGKEIAGQERATLNAAFSAGTFSKQLYRDWLYRVSAQNTYLRSFAELGGKAALNLLQGKMQSVDEEVTKFRDTAYANLEKSSLEADPQQWFAASTRRIDKLMEVEKAWGEQLLGNARDEVRSAQKELAIAVSGALLVAFFTVLLGWRICITIGRPVRSTLRYAQGITQGDFDSVLTVKQNDEIGGLADVLREMVARLKEQIQAAQKQHALADECGKLAEQCRITAEQSEKEANTRASTLATAVDKIHGVVESLNLALNNLEDQVSISTQGATSQSNRLDTTTSAMQEMSTTVIEVAKNAADAAQTAENSHTKASEGSTVVENVISAIAQVQEQSNKMKVDMGLLGQQAEGIGQVLDVISDIADQTNLLALNAAIEAARAGDAGRGFAVVADEVRKLAEKTMTATKEVGEAIHAVQGGTRKHISHVEQSAATIEQVTVLARQSGETLQALVQLANASTIQAQSIATASEEQSAASETIHSSLEDINQLALNTANAMDQATSVLNELRTQTDILVGVMADLNNTGIKKSVLR
- a CDS encoding hydrogenase small subunit, producing the protein MAHLETTEQALRNRGVSRRDFMKFCALTAVAMGLGPGADLAIAQALSTKPRVPVLWINGLSCSCCTESFLRTAHPLATDIVLSMITMDYQDTIMAAAGDQANEAYEEAIKKYKGQYILAVEGNVPLNGQGMYCIDAGKPFYEKLKEGVEHAKALVAWGTCASWGCVQAAHPNPTGATPLHKLFPNKPQLKVPGCPAIPEVMSSILTYIITYDRLPTLDSQGRPEMFYGKRVHDHCYRRAHFDAGEYVESWDDAGARAGLCLYKMGCKGPTTYNACPSTRWNNGVSFPIQSGHGCIGCSEQNFWDQGSFYDRITTIPHLGTNATAETVGVAAVAGVAAGVAVHGVASMVRHAGSKNTKNSSDTDSNN